In Miscanthus floridulus cultivar M001 chromosome 5, ASM1932011v1, whole genome shotgun sequence, one genomic interval encodes:
- the LOC136449790 gene encoding uncharacterized protein isoform X3, with product MGPNLLEVLLVQPEGRCCPGTWANQCHKLGPRRGATDNNKLQTEVNRRTLCRLPYDLDCWLPTQFYMALLYTITTLILTGQTLYYSHIYHRLKAKKSRAASKPHGDASLREKLLGAKDGAASRNNNESDAAILIPSSPIPVNTKFVDQYHGSSPSTDYYYMSARSLSSSPVPTAGTWLGSNRQSSRTPSQTNDQRGALVGEIAPAHSAPSTVTKNALSVAPWMVLLLGMCLLHILVGNTHKEMPSGTVIPVGRRLLLFVDDHGNSSLSHGSGSEIGSFLGWAMAIIYMGGRLPQILLNMQRGHAEGLNPLMFTFALVGNSTYVGSILVHSMDWSKLRPNLPWLVDAGGCVLLDSFIILQFLYFHYLKQRELSDEHDDADKA from the exons ATGGGCCCGAATCTACTTGAAGTACTGCTTGTGCAGCCAGAAGGAAGGTGCTGCCCTGGCACTTGGGCTAATCAGTGTCATAAGCTGGGGCCTCGCCGAGGTGCCACAGATAATAACAAATTACAGACAGAAGTCAACAGAAGGACTCTCTGTCGCCTTCCTTATGACCTGGATTGTTGG CTGCCAACTCAGTTCTACATGGCATTG CTATATACCATCACAACTCTGATTCTTACTGGACAGACGCTATACTATAGCCACATCTACCATCGCCTTAAAGCAAAAAAATCCAGGGCAGCTAGCAAG CCTCACGGTGATGCTTCATTACGCGAAAAGCTTTTGGGAGCCAAGGATGGTGCGGCATCCAGAAACAACAACGAGTCAGATGCTGCAATCCTTATTCCAAGCTCACCTATTCCTGTTAATACGAAATTTGTCGACCAATACCATGGAAGCAGCCCCAGTACCGACTACTACTACAT GTCGGCAAGATCCTTGTCCAGTAGTCCAGTGCCAACTGCTGGTACATGGTTGGGCAGTAATCGTCAATCATCAAGAACTCCTTCACAAACGAATGATCAAAGGGGAGCTTTAGTTGGTGAGATCGCTCCAGCACATTCTGCACCATCTACTGTAACAAAAAATGCCCTCTCAGTG GCACCATGGATGGTTCTTCTATTGGGTATGTGTCTCTTGCACATTTTGGTTGGAAACACACATAAGGAAATGCCAAGTGGAACTGTCATACCAGTTGGAAGAAGGCTTTTACTGTTTGTG GATGATCATGGAAATTCATCTCTCAGCCATGGCAGTGGAAGTGAAATAGGAAGCTTTCTTGGTTGGGCTATGGCAATAATTTATATGGGTGGGCGGCTTCCCCAGATTTTGTTAAAT ATGCAAAGAGGCCACGCTGAG GGGCTGAATCCATTAATGTTTACCTTTGCTTTAGTGGGAAATTCAACATACGTAGGAAG TATACTTGTACATAGCATGGACTGGTCGAAACTTAGACCAAATCTCCCGTGGCTTGTAGACGCTGGAGGATGTGTTTTGCTGGATTCTTTT ATTATTCTTCAGTTTCTTTATTTCCATTATCTGAAGCAAAGGGAGCTTTCGGATGAGCACGACGATGCTGATAAAGCTTAA
- the LOC136449790 gene encoding vacuolar lysine transporter YPQ1-like isoform X2 yields the protein MGVFGRTPPASCPATRHCAEWARIYLKYCLCSQKEGAALALGLISVISWGLAEVPQIITNYRQKSTEGLSVAFLMTWIVGDLFNLVGCFLEPATLPTQFYMALLYTITTLILTGQTLYYSHIYHRLKAKKSRAASKPHGDASLREKLLGAKDGAASRNNNESDAAILIPSSPIPVNTKFVDQYHGSSPSTDYYYMSARSLSSSPVPTAGTWLGSNRQSSRTPSQTNDQRGALVGEIAPAHSAPSTVTKNALSVAPWMVLLLGMCLLHILVGNTHKEMPSGTVIPVGRRLLLFVDDHGNSSLSHGSGSEIGSFLGWAMAIIYMGGRLPQILLNMQRGHAEGLNPLMFTFALVGNSTYVGSILVHSMDWSKLRPNLPWLVDAGGCVLLDSFIILQFLYFHYLKQRELSDEHDDADKA from the exons ATGGGTGTTTTCGGTCGAACACCTCCTGCAAGCTGCCCAGCGACCCGGCACTGCGCAGAATGGGCCCGAATCTACTTGAAGTACTGCTTGTGCAGCCAGAAGGAAGGTGCTGCCCTGGCACTTGGGCTAATCAGTGTCATAAGCTGGGGCCTCGCCGAGGTGCCACAGATAATAACAAATTACAGACAGAAGTCAACAGAAGGACTCTCTGTCGCCTTCCTTATGACCTGGATTGTTGG GGATTTGTTTAATCTTGTTGGCTGCTTCCTCGAACCTGCTACT CTGCCAACTCAGTTCTACATGGCATTG CTATATACCATCACAACTCTGATTCTTACTGGACAGACGCTATACTATAGCCACATCTACCATCGCCTTAAAGCAAAAAAATCCAGGGCAGCTAGCAAG CCTCACGGTGATGCTTCATTACGCGAAAAGCTTTTGGGAGCCAAGGATGGTGCGGCATCCAGAAACAACAACGAGTCAGATGCTGCAATCCTTATTCCAAGCTCACCTATTCCTGTTAATACGAAATTTGTCGACCAATACCATGGAAGCAGCCCCAGTACCGACTACTACTACAT GTCGGCAAGATCCTTGTCCAGTAGTCCAGTGCCAACTGCTGGTACATGGTTGGGCAGTAATCGTCAATCATCAAGAACTCCTTCACAAACGAATGATCAAAGGGGAGCTTTAGTTGGTGAGATCGCTCCAGCACATTCTGCACCATCTACTGTAACAAAAAATGCCCTCTCAGTG GCACCATGGATGGTTCTTCTATTGGGTATGTGTCTCTTGCACATTTTGGTTGGAAACACACATAAGGAAATGCCAAGTGGAACTGTCATACCAGTTGGAAGAAGGCTTTTACTGTTTGTG GATGATCATGGAAATTCATCTCTCAGCCATGGCAGTGGAAGTGAAATAGGAAGCTTTCTTGGTTGGGCTATGGCAATAATTTATATGGGTGGGCGGCTTCCCCAGATTTTGTTAAAT ATGCAAAGAGGCCACGCTGAG GGGCTGAATCCATTAATGTTTACCTTTGCTTTAGTGGGAAATTCAACATACGTAGGAAG TATACTTGTACATAGCATGGACTGGTCGAAACTTAGACCAAATCTCCCGTGGCTTGTAGACGCTGGAGGATGTGTTTTGCTGGATTCTTTT ATTATTCTTCAGTTTCTTTATTTCCATTATCTGAAGCAAAGGGAGCTTTCGGATGAGCACGACGATGCTGATAAAGCTTAA
- the LOC136454497 gene encoding uncharacterized protein, whose translation MTFTEHNLINNTVPVDMIMAIDENNTTSEPISPVGKVEAAAKCTCGRREDLLESIGQRLASGHDAASFQSACSPWRAAIPFTTFGPLLSLPFDPDSDRVGFYCVPEKNVLSKTLPDVRGKMACSSSCGWLVLMDEAASVTLLNPFAGRAIKVEDMRDVFFREIVLSASPDATGCECVAMAMLGCSTKVAFCRVGVNSAWTLLDTKLEFSVGSIVHCQDKFLAIDYTGEISIYSSNVIGATPTATLLPSLLPPAGLCHRSYLESNGELHIVGAMVSTFHETQSFTYSSAIYKYNLHDHTPEWSRVRDIGD comes from the exons ATGACGTTCACTGAACACAACCTGATCAATAATACAGTACCTGTGGACATGATCATGGCCATCGACGAAAATAACACCACCAGCGAGCCCATTTCTCCTGTTGGAAAGGTGGAGGCGGCTGCGAAATGCACGTGTGGAAGGAGAG aggatctcctcgagtccatcgggcagcgtctcgcgtcaggccacgacgcggcGTCCTTTCAATCCGCTTGCTCTCCATGGCGCGCTGCCATCCCGTTCAcgaccttcgggccgctcctgtcgctcccgttcgaccccgactcggaccgcgtcggcttctactgcgtccCGGAGAAGAATGTCTTGTCTaagacgctgcccgacgtgcgCGGCAAGATGGCGTGCagctcctcgtgtgggtggctggtGCTCATGGATGAGGCGGcgtccgtgacgctgctgaatccattcgccg gcagagccatcaaggtagaagacatgagggacgtgttcttccgtgagatcgtgctctcggcgtCGCCTGACGCCACCGGCtgcgagtgcgtggccatggccatgcttgggtgctccacgaaGGTCGCGTTCTGTCGGGTTGGAGTTAACAGCGCATGGAcactgctcgacaccaaactggagttctccgtggggtccatcgtccactgccaagatAAGTTCTTGGCGATTGACTACACTGGAGAAATCTCCATCTACAGCAGCAACGTCAtcggcgctactccaaccgcgacgctgctgccatcgtTGTTGCCACCTGCGGGACTCTGCCACCGCAGCTACctagaatcaaacggtgagctgcacattgtgggtgccatggtgagcacatTTCatgagacacagagcttcacctatagcagcgcgatctacaagtACAACCTCCACGACCATACGccggagtggtccagggtgagggacatcggtgattag
- the LOC136449790 gene encoding uncharacterized protein isoform X1: MIMLHKDQIDDDLFTFQFFLQFVPQVWSRYGCFRSNTSCKLPSDPALRRMGPNLLEVLLVQPEGRCCPGTWANQCHKLGPRRGATDNNKLQTEVNRRTLCRLPYDLDCWLPTQFYMALLYTITTLILTGQTLYYSHIYHRLKAKKSRAASKPHGDASLREKLLGAKDGAASRNNNESDAAILIPSSPIPVNTKFVDQYHGSSPSTDYYYMSARSLSSSPVPTAGTWLGSNRQSSRTPSQTNDQRGALVGEIAPAHSAPSTVTKNALSVAPWMVLLLGMCLLHILVGNTHKEMPSGTVIPVGRRLLLFVDDHGNSSLSHGSGSEIGSFLGWAMAIIYMGGRLPQILLNMQRGHAEGLNPLMFTFALVGNSTYVGSILVHSMDWSKLRPNLPWLVDAGGCVLLDSFIILQFLYFHYLKQRELSDEHDDADKA; encoded by the exons ATGATAATGCTCCATAAAGATCAAATTGACGACGATCTGTTCACATTCCAGTTTTTCCTGCAATTTGTGCCTCAGGTCTGGAGCAGATATGGGTGTTTTCGGTCGAACACCTCCTGCAAGCTGCCCAGCGACCCGGCACTGCGCAGAATGGGCCCGAATCTACTTGAAGTACTGCTTGTGCAGCCAGAAGGAAGGTGCTGCCCTGGCACTTGGGCTAATCAGTGTCATAAGCTGGGGCCTCGCCGAGGTGCCACAGATAATAACAAATTACAGACAGAAGTCAACAGAAGGACTCTCTGTCGCCTTCCTTATGACCTGGATTGTTGG CTGCCAACTCAGTTCTACATGGCATTG CTATATACCATCACAACTCTGATTCTTACTGGACAGACGCTATACTATAGCCACATCTACCATCGCCTTAAAGCAAAAAAATCCAGGGCAGCTAGCAAG CCTCACGGTGATGCTTCATTACGCGAAAAGCTTTTGGGAGCCAAGGATGGTGCGGCATCCAGAAACAACAACGAGTCAGATGCTGCAATCCTTATTCCAAGCTCACCTATTCCTGTTAATACGAAATTTGTCGACCAATACCATGGAAGCAGCCCCAGTACCGACTACTACTACAT GTCGGCAAGATCCTTGTCCAGTAGTCCAGTGCCAACTGCTGGTACATGGTTGGGCAGTAATCGTCAATCATCAAGAACTCCTTCACAAACGAATGATCAAAGGGGAGCTTTAGTTGGTGAGATCGCTCCAGCACATTCTGCACCATCTACTGTAACAAAAAATGCCCTCTCAGTG GCACCATGGATGGTTCTTCTATTGGGTATGTGTCTCTTGCACATTTTGGTTGGAAACACACATAAGGAAATGCCAAGTGGAACTGTCATACCAGTTGGAAGAAGGCTTTTACTGTTTGTG GATGATCATGGAAATTCATCTCTCAGCCATGGCAGTGGAAGTGAAATAGGAAGCTTTCTTGGTTGGGCTATGGCAATAATTTATATGGGTGGGCGGCTTCCCCAGATTTTGTTAAAT ATGCAAAGAGGCCACGCTGAG GGGCTGAATCCATTAATGTTTACCTTTGCTTTAGTGGGAAATTCAACATACGTAGGAAG TATACTTGTACATAGCATGGACTGGTCGAAACTTAGACCAAATCTCCCGTGGCTTGTAGACGCTGGAGGATGTGTTTTGCTGGATTCTTTT ATTATTCTTCAGTTTCTTTATTTCCATTATCTGAAGCAAAGGGAGCTTTCGGATGAGCACGACGATGCTGATAAAGCTTAA